A portion of the Lolium rigidum isolate FL_2022 chromosome 1, APGP_CSIRO_Lrig_0.1, whole genome shotgun sequence genome contains these proteins:
- the LOC124653286 gene encoding protein ENHANCED DOWNY MILDEW 2-like, producing the protein MAENADEDSSTGIDLICALCDNGGEIASCEGKCLRSFHATKDAGEDCKTLGYTRDQFDAMKVFLCKNCEHQTYQCFACQRLGSAKTDPPEVFPCASASCGHFYHAKCVAQLLFPENEAKATEYTTRIINGAKFACPVHRCDVCKYGENKEVSELQFAVCRRCPKSYHRRCLPRNIAFDDIIENGICILQRAWDGLLPNNPTKKKVPPVFGGTKRQSDRPLFGEKAFTQVIPISSFPEVDINTARRIYEFAQEASSDITIEDVQKNLVVSSTYTSYMKNTEKVTLGKVERSVEAVKTAVHMLENGAAIESAKAFCAPYELFQISKWKNKLNIYLAPFLHGMRYTSYGRHFTKLDKLEKIVDKLQWYIQSGDTVVDFCCGSNDFSTLLKEKLEDSEKHCFYKNYDLIQPKNNFNFERRDWMTVQPDELPAGSRLIMGLNPPFGFKASLANQFINKALSFKPKLIILIVPKETERLDKKYPPYELIWEDCNQLSGKSFYLPGSLDADNKQMDQWNLSPPPLSLWSRSDYAQKHHEIAKSMGHQCSRKPCSGDSQRDIAGIASMSTTGDLEMGNEGESYIHDEEMQGDGPVKASVIDQLMLDTYHDTTSSPGDYWTDTNGRSGQPCNYDVPGRSDPPIHEYLAERATDSDMSISLSGTSDSGRENQTVSTSDDVPTNPRACHHIGSVSAEQPIDPADSDEVTSADVHHNGLGEADSAPGAGLQYQILEDSPPEEGELTDSLPADRHAAGVPRLIMC; encoded by the exons ATGGCTGAGAATGCTGATGAGGACAGTTCCACTGGCATTGATTTGATTTGTGCCTTATGTGATAATGGTGGTGAAATCGCAAG CTGTGAAGGAAAGTGTCTGAGGTCGTTTCATGCGACAAAAGATGCTGGTGAAGACTGCAAAACGTTGGGCTATACTAGGGACCAGTTTGAT GCGATGAAAGTTTTTCTGTGCAAGAATTGTGAACATCAAACATATCAATGTTTTGCTTGTCAAAGGCTGGGTTCAGCTAAAACAGATCCTCCTGAG GTATTTCCTTGTGCTTCAGCAAGTTGTGGGCACTTTTATCATGCTAAATGTGTTGCACAGTTACTCTTCcctgaaaatgaagcaaaagcaaCTGAGTACACTACAAGGATAATCAATGGGGCGAAATTCGCATGTCCAGTCCATAGATGTGATGTTTGCAAATATGGTGAAAACAAGGAGGTTTCGGAGCTGCAGTTTGCTGTTTGCCGGCGCTGCCCAAAGTCATATCATAGAAGATGTTTGCCAAG GAATATTGCCTTTGATGACATAATTGAGAATGGTATTTGCATTTTACAAAGGGCATGGGATGGTCTTCTGCCCAACAATC CTACAAAGAAGAAGGTTCCTCCTGTCTTTGGAGGTACAAAACGTCAATCCGATAGGCCTTTGTTCGGAGAAAAAGCATTTACGCAGGTCATCCCCATTAGCTCGTTCCCTGAGGTTGACATAAACACGGCGAGGAG GATTTATGAGTTTGCACAGGAAGCATCATCAGATATAACTATTGAGGATGTTCAGAAAAATCTCGTGGTTTCATCTACGTATACATCATATATGAAGAATACTGAGAAAGTTACACTGGGAAAGGTCGAAAGATCTGTTGAG GCTGTTAAAACTGCTGTTCATATGTTAGAAAATGGTGCAGCAATAGAAAGTGCCAAAGCTTTTTGTGCACCATATGAACTGTTCCAAATTTCAAAGTGGAAG AACAAGCTGAACATATATCTTGCCCCATTTCTTCATGGCATGCGCTATACATCATATGGGCGCCATTTTACAAAATTGGACAAGCTTGAGAAG ATTGTGGACAAGCTACAATGGTATATTCAAAGTGGTGATACG GTCGTTGACTTCTGCTGTGGTTCAAATGATTTTAGCACATTATTGAAGGAAAAACTTGAAGATTCTGAAAAGCATTGCTTCTATAAAAATTATGATCTCATCCAGCCAAAG AATAATTTCAATTTTGAGAGACGAGACTGGATGACAGTTCAACCAGATGAATTGCCTGCTGGATCACGATTG ATCATGGGGCTGAATCCTCCTTTTGGGTTTAAAGCTTCTCTTGCAAACCAATTCATCAACAAAGCTCTAAGTTTCAAGCCAAAACTGATAATTCTTATTGTTCCCAAGGAAACTGAAAG GTTGGATAAGAAATACCCACCTTATGAGCTAATATGGGAAGATTGTAATCAGCTCTCAGGAAAG TCATTCTATTTGCCTGGATCGTTAGATGCTGATAACAAGCAGATGGATCAATGGAATCTATCAcctcctcctctttctctctgGAGCCGCAGCGATTATGCTCAGAAACATCACGAGATTGCTAAATCAATGGGGCACCAATGCAGCAGAAAACCGTGCTCTGGTGATTCACAAAGGGACATAGCAGGCATTGCATCTATGAGCACCACCGGTGATTTGGAAATGGGCAATGAGGGGGAGTCATACATCCATGACGAAGAAATGCAAGGAGATGGACCAGTGAAAGCCTCTGTTATTGACCAGCTGATGCTAGATACATACCATGATACCACTAGTTCTCCAGGTGACTACTGGACAGATACCAACGGCCGATCAGGGCAACCTTGCAACTATGATGTCCCAGGAAGAAGTGACCCTCCAATCCACGAGTATCTTGCAGAAAGGGCTACGGACTCTGACATGAGCATTTCGTTGTCAGGCACTAGTGATTCTGGAAGAGAAAACCAAACTGTGTCAACCTCTGACGATGTGCCTACCAATCCACGAGCCTGCCATCATATTGGAAGTGTATCTGCGGAGCAACCAATTGACCCTGCCGATAGTGATGAGGTAACATCAGCTGATGTCCATCATAATGGGCTGGGAGAGGCAGATTCTGCACCCGGAGCTGGACTTCAATACCAAATCCTGGAAGACTCACCACCCGAGGAGGGAGAGCTGACTGATTCGCTGCCTGCAGATAGACATGCAGCTGGTGTGCCTCGGCTTATCATGTGTTGA